The segment TGCCCGTGAGCTTGGCGCGGTAACCGACGCCTTTGAGCTCGAGGTTGATCACGAAGCCCTCGCTCACGCCGCGAACGGCGTTGGCGACCAGGGTGCGGGTCAGGCCGTGCAGGGCGCGATGCTCCTGACGGTCGGTGGGGCGCTCGACGATGAGCTTGCCTTCTTCCTGACGGATGGTCAGGTCAGCGTTGAAGGGAACTTTCAGCTCACCCTTGGGGCCCTTGACCACGAACAGGCCAGGGTTAATGGTGGCGGTTACGCCCGAAGGAAGGGCGATGGGCTGTCTACCGATACGCGACATGCTGCAGGCCTCCTTACCAGACCACGCAGATCACTTCGCCGCCCACGCCAGCCTTGCGAGCTTCGCGGTCAGCGAGCAGACCCTTGGAGGTCGAGACGACGGCCAGACCCAGACCGCGCTGAACGCGGGGCAGGTCCTCGTGGGCCACGTAAGCGCGGCGGCCGGGGCGCGAGACGCGCTCGATGTGCTTGATAACCTGCTCGCGCTTGGCCCCGTACTTGAGGGTGATGCGCAGCACGTCGAACTTGCCTTCGGCATCCTTCACGCGCTCGTAGCCGGCCAGGTAGCCTTCACGAACCAGGATCTTGGCCAGTTCTTCCTTGAATTTGGAGGCGGGGACGTCCACGCTCTCCTTGAACATGCGCGTCGCATTACGAATGCGAGTCAGCATATCAGCGATGGGATCGCTCAGCATAAGTTCCTCCGCGGAAGGTATGTTTTCCGCTGGAGGGGAAACCCTGTGGGTTTCCCCGGATTATGGCTTCTCGGTCTTGTGGTGTGCCCTGCACGGACGGTAGCGGAGTAAAAGGACCCCGACCGTATCCGCCGGGAATTACCAGCTGGCCTTCTTGACGCCGGGCAGTTCGCCGCGGTGCGCAAGTTCGCGGATGCAGATACGGCACAGACCGAAGTAGCGGTAGTAGCCGCGGGCGCGACCACAGCGCTGGCAGCGGTTGTAGTTCTGCACTTCGAACTTCGAGCCGCGCTCGGCCTTGATGACTTTGGACTTCTTAGCCATGTTGCTCCCTTACTTCCTGAAGGGGAAGCCCAGCGCGGTCAGCAGCGCGCGCGCCTCCTCGTCGGTCTTGGCGGTGGTCACGATGGTGATGTCCATGCCGCGAACGCTATCCACCATATCATAGGTGATCTCGGGGAAAATCAGCTGCTCGCGGATGCCCAGGTTGTAGTTACCGCGGCCGTCGAAGGCGTTGGGGTTAATACCGCGGAAATCACGGATGCGGGGCAGGCTGATGTTGAGCAGCTTGTCCAAGAAGGTGTACATCTGCTGGTTGCGCAGCGTGACCTTCAGGCCGATGGGCATGCCCTGACGCAGCTTGAAGTTCGAGATGCTCTTCTTGGCCTTGGTGACCACCGGCTTTTGCAGGGCGATCAGCGCGAGTTCACGCGAGGCACGGTCGATCAGCTTGCTGTCGTCCTTGGCCGCACCCAGGCCCTGGTTCAGGACGACCTTCTCGATGCGCGGCACGGCCATGATGCTCGAGTACTCGAACTGCTTCATCAGTGCCGGGCGCACTTCTTCCAGGTAACGCTTCTTAAGAGAATCCACGGTCAACCTCAGTCGATCACTTTCCCGCTCTTGACGCCGACGCGGACTTTCTTACCGTCCACAATCTGATGGCGCACGCGGGTGGGCTTGCCGCTTTCGGGGTCGACCAGGCGCACCTTCGAGGCGTGAATGGCCGCCTCGCGCTCCTCGATACCACCCTGGGTGTTGTTCGGGCTGGGCTTGACGTGCTTCTTGACCACGTTCACGCCTTCAACCACGACCTTCTGCTGGGCAGGCAGGGCCAGCAGGACCTTGCCGGTCTTGCCCTTGTCCTTGCCGCTGGCGACGATCACGGTGTCGCCCTTCTTGACGTGCAGTTTCATCACAGCACCTCCGGGGCCAGCGACACGATCTTCATGAAGCGACGGTCGCGCAGCTCACGG is part of the Deinobacterium chartae genome and harbors:
- the rplF gene encoding 50S ribosomal protein L6 translates to MSRIGRQPIALPSGVTATINPGLFVVKGPKGELKVPFNADLTIRQEEGKLIVERPTDRQEHRALHGLTRTLVANAVRGVSEGFVINLELKGVGYRAKLTGKNLEMSLGFSHPVVIEAPEGVTFTVPEPTKIDVSGIDKQLVGQVAANLRRLRKPDVYHGKGVRLVGQKIALKAGKSGSTGGKGKK
- the rpsH gene encoding 30S ribosomal protein S8 — protein: MLSDPIADMLTRIRNATRMFKESVDVPASKFKEELAKILVREGYLAGYERVKDAEGKFDVLRITLKYGAKREQVIKHIERVSRPGRRAYVAHEDLPRVQRGLGLAVVSTSKGLLADREARKAGVGGEVICVVW
- a CDS encoding type Z 30S ribosomal protein S14, which translates into the protein MAKKSKVIKAERGSKFEVQNYNRCQRCGRARGYYRYFGLCRICIRELAHRGELPGVKKASW
- the rplE gene encoding 50S ribosomal protein L5; amino-acid sequence: MDSLKKRYLEEVRPALMKQFEYSSIMAVPRIEKVVLNQGLGAAKDDSKLIDRASRELALIALQKPVVTKAKKSISNFKLRQGMPIGLKVTLRNQQMYTFLDKLLNISLPRIRDFRGINPNAFDGRGNYNLGIREQLIFPEITYDMVDSVRGMDITIVTTAKTDEEARALLTALGFPFRK
- the rplX gene encoding 50S ribosomal protein L24, producing MKLHVKKGDTVIVASGKDKGKTGKVLLALPAQQKVVVEGVNVVKKHVKPSPNNTQGGIEEREAAIHASKVRLVDPESGKPTRVRHQIVDGKKVRVGVKSGKVID